One bacterium genomic window, TCGGAATCAGGATGAGCCCGACGGGGTCAGGGTTTGATGAACGATGTCGGCCAGCGTTGTGCGGTTCAGGACCTGCTCGGTCGCCTCTTTGACCGCCTGCCACACCGGACGCAAGCCGCATCCCGGCGCATAAATGCACGTGGTCTCCGTCTCCTCAACACATAGCCACGGCGCGACGCTTCCTTCGAGCACGAGGAACGCCTCCCCAACGGTGATCCGGTCGGGCGCGCGCGCGAGGAGGTGCCCCCCGCTGGGGCCTCGTTTACTCTGCACGAGCCCCGCCCGGCGGAGCGTCACGAGCAACTGATTGAGGTACAGTTCCGGAAGCCCCTGACGCCGCGCGATGTCGTGACTCTGCACCGGTCCCCGGCCGTACTGTTGCGCCAGATCCATGAGCGCCCGGATTCCGTATTCGGCGCGGGTACTGACCTTCATGCAATCACCACTTCCTCCTCGGTAAACTGGCCCTCCAGGAGCCGGAAGGCTCTGACCTGAGGGCGTGCCGCATCGCGCAGCGACACAATCACGTATTGGGCATCCGGGAACAACGGGTTCCCGTCTCGGTCAACTGCGCGCTCCCGATCGGTCCGGCTCGGAACCGCCTCCGTCTGCGGGTGTGAGTGATAGATACCCACAAGATCCCACCCGCGCTCATCCATCGCGCGAAACGCGCGCAACTGGTCCTTCGGGTCCATGACATACGTCTTAGGGCTCCGGTCGCTGTTCCGGCCTGGGAACACCTCCTCGACGGTCTCCCCTCGACCCGCCAGCATCCCGCAACATTCATTCGGGACCTCGGCCCGAGCCTGCGCGATGATCTGCTCCAGATGGTCCCGCCTGACCTTCAGCGCCATTGCCACGGGCTCCTGACCCTCTATTTTAGCGGAAACCGGTCGAAAAGAGCAACACGCGCGGGCGCCTTCGCGTCCTATCGCTCCAGGGAGCGCCATAGGGGCGTGCTCAGATAGCGGTCACCGCCGTCCGGCGCGATGACGACGACGACGCCACTTCGAATCCGGCCGGCGATCTCGAATGCCGCGTGAACCGCGGCGCCGGTCGATGTACCCACGAACAGCCCCTCCTCCCTGGCGAGGCGGCGGGCCATCGCATACCCGGCCTCGGTTGCGACGCCGATCTTCTCATCATGGACATCGGGGTCATAGATACCCGGCACGATCGAACTCGCGATGTGTTTGAGGCCCTCCAGGCCGTGCAGCGCTGCGTCGGGCTCGACGGCGATCACGCGGATGCCGGGATCGGCGTCGTGCAGACGGCGGCCGGTCCCGACCAACGTTCCGGTCGTCCCCAGTCCGGCGACGAAGTGCGTGATGCGCCCTCCGGTCTGTTCGAGAATCTCCGCCCCTGTCGTATCGTAGTGGGCCCGCCAGTTTGCCGGGTTATTGTATTGGTCCGGCTTGAAGTACCGCTGCGGCGCCGCCGCCAGCATCTCCCTGGCCATCCGGATCGCGCCGTCGCTGCCCTCCAGCGGATCCGAGAGGACAATCCGGGCCCCATAGGCGACGATAATACGCTTCCGCTCCTCGCTCGCGCTTCCCGGGACCACGAGCTCCACCTCGTAGCCCTTCGCCGCGCCGATCATCGCGTAGGCGATGCCGGCGTTGCCCGAGGTCGAGTCCAGAATGGTCTTCCCGTGAGTGAGGAAGCCGTCCCGCTCGGCGTCGGCGATCATGCGGAGCACCGGCCGGTCCTTGACCGAGCCGCCGGGATTGAACCACTCCGCCTTGACGTAGACTTCCACGGATCGCGGAAGGCTTCGCGTCACTCGGAAGAGGCGGAGGAGTGGCGTCCCGCCGATCTGGTCGAGCAACGAAACGTCGGGCTTACTCGTCGAAGAGATAGGTCGCTTCTGCGTAGTGCCGGACCCCATGCGCTCGCCACCGCTCCTCCACGGTCTGGTCCAGGCGGGATTGTTTGATCGCGACCCCCTCCGGACTGCGCAGCCACGCCAGGGGGACGTTGAGGCGCAGCACCCGGCCGGGGATGAGATGACGCGTGATCCCCGCGGGGAGGCGCATGCCGCCGGTCGCGAGCTTCAACACGTCGCGCTTCCCGAATGGGGGAAAGATGACCACCGTGCCGCGCCCAAACTCGTGGGACATCCCCTCGATGTCCCAGCTGTCGGTTCGGTAGGTCTCGCTCGTTCCCGCGTACAGACCAACAAGATTTCCAAGCAGCGCCGCGCTCTCAACCGGATCCATCCCCGGCCCCACGACGACGGTGCCGTCCCCGTCAAAGAGCGCCGCGATCCCGTCTCCCTGCCCCAGCCGACGTTCGGCCTCATCAGGCCCGGCTGCCGGCACAATGCCAATCCCGAGCCGGGCGGCAACGCGCTGCCGCAGCGACTCCCCGGCTTCCAGGACGTAGTGCCGCCAGGTCGATACCGAGATCTCGGGCGTCTCATAATCAACCACCTGGGCGACGACGTCAGGCACTCCGATCTCGCGGAGCGCGGCCA contains:
- a CDS encoding Rrf2 family transcriptional regulator, with protein sequence MKVSTRAEYGIRALMDLAQQYGRGPVQSHDIARRQGLPELYLNQLLVTLRRAGLVQSKRGPSGGHLLARAPDRITVGEAFLVLEGSVAPWLCVEETETTCIYAPGCGLRPVWQAVKEATEQVLNRTTLADIVHQTLTPSGSS
- a CDS encoding M67 family metallopeptidase, whose translation is MALKVRRDHLEQIIAQARAEVPNECCGMLAGRGETVEEVFPGRNSDRSPKTYVMDPKDQLRAFRAMDERGWDLVGIYHSHPQTEAVPSRTDRERAVDRDGNPLFPDAQYVIVSLRDAARPQVRAFRLLEGQFTEEEVVIA
- a CDS encoding cysteine synthase, with amino-acid sequence MLDQIGGTPLLRLFRVTRSLPRSVEVYVKAEWFNPGGSVKDRPVLRMIADAERDGFLTHGKTILDSTSGNAGIAYAMIGAAKGYEVELVVPGSASEERKRIIVAYGARIVLSDPLEGSDGAIRMAREMLAAAPQRYFKPDQYNNPANWRAHYDTTGAEILEQTGGRITHFVAGLGTTGTLVGTGRRLHDADPGIRVIAVEPDAALHGLEGLKHIASSIVPGIYDPDVHDEKIGVATEAGYAMARRLAREEGLFVGTSTGAAVHAAFEIAGRIRSGVVVVIAPDGGDRYLSTPLWRSLER
- a CDS encoding ParB N-terminal domain-containing protein; translation: MDVSIRQRLPSVARATPALRFLEISRMLPHEDPDPGRVHRLVRALRRDGILRNPPIVTPIAGSDLVVVLDGANRVAALREIGVPDVVAQVVDYETPEISVSTWRHYVLEAGESLRQRVAARLGIGIVPAAGPDEAERRLGQGDGIAALFDGDGTVVVGPGMDPVESAALLGNLVGLYAGTSETYRTDSWDIEGMSHEFGRGTVVIFPPFGKRDVLKLATGGMRLPAGITRHLIPGRVLRLNVPLAWLRSPEGVAIKQSRLDQTVEERWRAHGVRHYAEATYLFDE